The Staphylothermus marinus F1 genome has a segment encoding these proteins:
- a CDS encoding ABC transporter ATP-binding protein, whose product MAAEAENQKGFFSSPHQEGKDTILKVVGISKRFPGVVALDNISLEIEKGTVHALLGENGAGKSTFVKILYGIYTPDEGEIYVEGRRVTIASPMDAISLGIVMVSQSPVIIDRLTVAENIVLGVKRYGYYTRVSTAREKIIEVSKKVGVKIDPDMEVWRLSYTQKQLVEIVRALLLGAKLLLLDEAITYLPLEEKKKFYKFIREYADSGGTVVLITHKIPEAMDVADKITVLRRGKLVGTVSVREATVDQIRTMMFGERSGEITYERLLPGNPTQPILEIKDLWVRGDFGGLAVQGVSLTVRKGEVVGIAGVAGNGQKELLQAIVRLRPIEKGKIIYDGVDITNKTTHYMRMNGVGYIPDLPAKYGVSIENNILENLGVLPNFVSETINWGKLKALAFKLIKEFEIKTPSPETPVKFLSGGNIMKVLVARELTTASKLLIAYNPTRGLDEATAIKVRRVIKDKVINQGIGALIASEDLDEVFQISDTIVVMNSGKIVGVFPADKAKREEVEHLMVM is encoded by the coding sequence ATGGCTGCTGAAGCTGAAAATCAAAAAGGTTTTTTCTCTTCTCCTCACCAAGAAGGCAAGGATACCATTCTTAAAGTAGTCGGTATTAGTAAGAGATTTCCAGGTGTTGTAGCACTAGACAACATAAGTTTGGAGATCGAGAAAGGAACAGTACATGCATTGCTCGGTGAAAACGGTGCTGGTAAATCAACATTTGTGAAAATACTATATGGAATATATACTCCTGACGAAGGCGAAATATATGTTGAGGGTCGAAGAGTTACCATTGCAAGCCCTATGGATGCAATAAGTCTTGGAATAGTAATGGTTTCACAATCACCTGTTATTATAGATAGATTAACTGTAGCAGAAAACATAGTTTTAGGAGTAAAAAGATACGGCTACTACACTCGTGTAAGCACAGCAAGAGAAAAAATTATTGAGGTATCGAAGAAGGTAGGCGTAAAAATAGACCCAGACATGGAAGTATGGAGACTTAGCTATACACAGAAACAATTAGTTGAAATTGTGCGTGCACTCCTCTTAGGAGCAAAGCTATTATTGTTAGATGAAGCAATAACATATTTACCATTAGAGGAGAAGAAGAAATTCTACAAATTTATTCGTGAATATGCTGACTCCGGAGGAACAGTTGTACTTATAACGCATAAAATACCTGAAGCAATGGATGTAGCTGATAAAATAACTGTTCTGAGAAGAGGAAAACTTGTAGGAACCGTATCGGTTAGAGAAGCAACAGTAGATCAGATAAGAACAATGATGTTTGGTGAAAGGAGCGGAGAAATTACATATGAAAGACTACTACCTGGCAACCCGACACAACCAATTCTAGAAATCAAGGATCTATGGGTTAGAGGAGACTTTGGAGGATTAGCTGTTCAAGGAGTATCTCTAACTGTGAGAAAGGGAGAGGTTGTTGGAATAGCTGGTGTGGCAGGTAATGGTCAAAAAGAGCTTCTACAAGCAATAGTGAGGCTTAGACCAATAGAAAAAGGTAAGATAATATATGATGGGGTAGATATCACTAATAAGACGACGCACTATATGAGAATGAACGGTGTAGGATACATTCCAGACCTACCTGCAAAATATGGTGTAAGCATAGAGAACAATATTTTGGAGAATCTAGGGGTCTTACCTAATTTTGTCTCAGAAACAATAAACTGGGGCAAACTTAAAGCATTAGCTTTCAAACTAATCAAGGAATTCGAAATAAAAACGCCAAGTCCTGAAACACCTGTTAAGTTCTTGAGCGGCGGTAATATAATGAAGGTGCTTGTAGCAAGGGAGCTTACCACAGCAAGTAAGCTGTTAATAGCATATAATCCTACGAGAGGTCTTGATGAAGCTACTGCGATCAAGGTTAGAAGAGTAATCAAGGATAAAGTAATAAATCAAGGAATCGGAGCATTAATTGCCAGTGAAGACTTAGACGAAGTTTTCCAAATAAGTGATACAATAGTAGTAATGAACTCAGGTAAAATAGTAGGTGTATTCCCAGCTGATAAAGCTAAGCGTGAAGAAGTAGAACACCTCATGGTGATGTAA
- a CDS encoding ABC transporter permease, with the protein MEFPFSMVIVRRVKPLPYWITPILALIVGLLISIIILYGMSGGQTTPYDVLASISYGFVNIGLLAKTFSLLTIVGIGLLVSFKGAIWNIGGEGQFYMGVLVATWIALFSGLAMVGLAAKTAMIILGLLAGAFWALIAALPRAYLGVDEVPITLMMNYIAYYIVDYLSSGAWKERHYGYYRTVTIPQTTWFNPIKIGNIPVTISYELLTILVIVFVGVWLLFKYTSLGLRIKILSSNPDLLRSSGISVPITILLALTISGLIIGIAGASYLAQVSHNISYPVEEKTPVYGYTGILVAWLSMLELFAVPIAAYIMSALYNAGIQMQVIGAGGAAVVNVFIGSILLTYAVLVTTSEYQIRIIRKKKR; encoded by the coding sequence ATGGAGTTCCCCTTTAGCATGGTCATAGTTCGTAGAGTAAAACCTCTCCCATACTGGATAACCCCTATATTAGCATTGATAGTAGGATTATTAATATCGATAATAATACTCTATGGAATGAGTGGTGGACAAACAACACCATATGATGTATTAGCATCTATAAGCTATGGATTCGTAAATATTGGACTATTAGCTAAAACATTCTCTTTACTAACAATAGTTGGTATAGGATTACTGGTAAGCTTCAAGGGAGCTATCTGGAATATTGGTGGCGAAGGACAATTCTATATGGGTGTGCTTGTAGCAACGTGGATTGCATTATTTAGTGGATTAGCAATGGTTGGATTAGCGGCGAAGACAGCTATGATCATATTGGGATTATTGGCTGGAGCTTTTTGGGCACTTATAGCAGCATTGCCTCGAGCATATCTTGGCGTAGACGAAGTACCGATAACTTTGATGATGAATTATATAGCTTATTATATTGTAGATTATCTATCATCGGGTGCTTGGAAAGAAAGACATTACGGATACTATAGAACAGTGACTATACCTCAAACAACATGGTTTAATCCAATAAAAATAGGCAACATACCAGTAACTATATCCTACGAATTATTGACTATACTTGTAATAGTATTTGTGGGTGTATGGTTATTATTTAAGTATACAAGTTTGGGATTAAGAATTAAGATACTAAGTAGCAACCCTGATCTGTTGAGAAGTAGTGGAATAAGTGTTCCTATAACCATATTGTTGGCGCTAACGATTAGTGGATTAATTATAGGGATAGCTGGCGCTAGTTATCTAGCACAAGTATCTCATAATATTAGTTATCCAGTAGAAGAAAAAACACCGGTATATGGATATACAGGTATTCTAGTGGCTTGGCTGTCTATGCTTGAATTATTTGCTGTACCAATAGCAGCTTATATTATGAGCGCGCTCTACAATGCAGGCATACAAATGCAAGTAATAGGTGCCGGTGGAGCAGCTGTAGTAAACGTCTTCATAGGCAGTATTCTGTTAACATACGCAGTTTTAGTTACGACATCTGAGTATCAGATAAGAATAATTCGTAAGAAGAAGAGGTGA
- a CDS encoding ABC transporter permease, with product MDGVLSLLAGMSSLFLAYYLAALGHAIVEKSGVLNLAIDGVFVLSVSTAFATAVYTHNNIGAALIVSMIIALIFGGLMAFLVTKFPISHGATGLSLMFLGYGLASLIGLPARNLQGRTGIEIGYTLDITNPMWIGVYVITILLGIAFLYIINKTKLGASIRAAGEDPAAAEALGANVLSVRLIAGIIGFALIGLGGAIFEISYTQVWSEGQGLGHGWLAFAISLSAGRHPLLILISAGVFAGLVNYMTAIQAAYSLPPDLAKMLPFVAAILAMVIFMATPLKRRLAPPKSLGKIYFREERTV from the coding sequence ATGGATGGAGTTCTCAGCCTACTCGCGGGGATGAGCTCATTATTCCTAGCATACTATCTAGCAGCATTAGGGCATGCAATAGTTGAGAAGAGCGGCGTACTAAATCTGGCAATAGACGGCGTATTCGTATTGTCCGTATCAACAGCTTTCGCAACGGCAGTTTACACACATAACAATATCGGCGCTGCATTAATTGTATCCATGATTATAGCTCTGATTTTCGGCGGACTCATGGCATTTCTAGTGACAAAGTTCCCGATCAGCCACGGTGCAACCGGTTTATCACTAATGTTCCTAGGATACGGCTTAGCAAGCCTAATAGGATTACCCGCCAGAAACTTACAAGGAAGAACCGGGATAGAAATAGGGTATACACTAGACATAACAAATCCCATGTGGATCGGAGTATATGTAATAACAATACTACTAGGAATAGCATTTCTCTACATAATCAATAAGACAAAGCTTGGAGCATCAATAAGAGCAGCAGGAGAAGACCCAGCTGCTGCTGAAGCACTAGGTGCAAACGTATTATCAGTAAGGCTAATAGCTGGCATCATAGGGTTTGCACTTATAGGATTAGGAGGAGCAATATTCGAAATAAGCTATACACAAGTATGGAGCGAAGGACAAGGACTGGGACATGGATGGCTTGCCTTCGCAATATCATTGAGTGCTGGAAGACACCCATTACTAATACTAATATCGGCAGGTGTGTTCGCTGGACTGGTCAATTATATGACTGCTATCCAAGCAGCATATAGTCTACCACCAGATCTAGCTAAGATGTTACCATTCGTAGCAGCTATATTAGCCATGGTAATCTTCATGGCAACACCTCTGAAGAGAAGATTAGCACCACCAAAGAGTCTAGGAAAGATATACTTCAGAGAGGAAAGAACAGTCTAA